Part of the Trichocoleus sp. genome, CTGACCGATCCAGGTCTTCCAGCAGTAGTACAGATGCGTTTTAATCGCCAGCGGGCTGAAGCCAATCTGAGCCGGACGATCGGTAAAGCCAAACCCCAACAAATCGATCGCCCAGGTTTCTTGATGTTCTGCTACCAGAGGCAACAGCCGCCGGAACTCAAGCACGGAGCTATCAAATCCATGCAGCAATACAACAGGCGGACTACCCGTCCCTTTGCGCACAAAGGCTGTGGCGATCGGTTCTTCGCTCAGAGAAGTTTGAATATCCTGACACTGAAGGTTTTGTGCCAGTGCGATCGAGGTGGCTTCAGCCAGCCGGGTGATAGGGATGTTGAGCGATCGAGTAGTCATATACCTCAGTATCTCATTCAAGGAGCCGCTTAATGCTCTGTCTCGTCTGCCAGAATTTTGCCCAGGTATAGCCAGACAAACTTCTTTGCCACATGGCGATCGATATAGAGATAAACCGATCGTCCCTCACTCCAATTTTCGATCGTTATTATATTGTCCCAATTCGGGCTACTCAGGCTACTCAAGCCGTAAAGCGATCTTGTATTCCCCTCCTCCCAAAATCTAATCAGAAAATGATAAAAAATTGAGTTGACACATGAAAGATGATTTGTTAATAATTAGAGTTTGTGTGAACTTTCACCGGGATTAAGGTCTTGGCTAACGTTGTAGTGATTGGTGCCCAGTGGGGCGACGAAGGAAAAGGGAAAATCACCGATTTATTGAGCAAGTCGGCAGATGTAGTCGTCCGCTACCAGGGCGGTGTGAACGCTGGGCATACAGTCGTTGTCCAAGATCAGACATTTAAGCTACACCTCATTCCATCTGGAATTCTCTATCCCAACACTGAGTGCATCATTGGGTCAGGCACAGTCATCGATCCGAAAGTGCTGATTCAAGAACTCGATCAGCTTGAAGAACTCGGCATCTCTACAAGTAACCTGCGGATCTCTCAAACTGCTCATGTGACAATGCCCTATCATCGCCTCATTGATAACGCTTCCGAAGAGCGCAGAGGCGATCACAAAATTGGTACAACTAAGCGAGGAATTGGTCCAACCTACGCTGACAAATCTGAACGCACGGGTATCCGCATCATTGATTTGATGGATTCGGATGGGATGCGAAAGCAGGTGCGTTGGACAGTTGAATATAAGAACGTCATTTTAGAAAAGCTCTACAACCTGCCACCCCTCGATCCGGCTGAAGTTGTTGAAGAATATCTTGAATACGCCGCTCGTCTGCGTCCCCATGTGGTTGATAGCTCACTCCATATTGCCAATGCCGTCAGACAGAAGCGCAATATCCTGTTTGAAGGAGCACAAGGGACGCTGCTCGATTTAGATCACGGCACTTATCCCTACGTCACCTCTTCTAATCCGGTTGCGGGTGGGGCTTGTGTCGGGGCAGGCGTTGGTCCAACAATTATCGATCGCGTTATCGGTGTTGCCAAAGCCTACACAACGAGGGTTGGAGAGGGCCCTTTCCCTACCGAGTTGGAAGATGAAATTGGTCATGCGCTCTGCGATCGAGGTGCAGAGTTTGGCACAACCACTGGGCGAAAGCGTCGCTGTGGCTGGTTTGATGGGGTCATCGGTCGCTATGCAGTGCGGATCAATGGTCTGGATTGTCTGGCAATTACCAAGCTGGATGTTCTAGACGAGTTGGAAGAGATCAAGGTTTGTGTAGCTTACCAGCTAGACGGACAACGCTGTAATGATCTGCCTTCCAATGCCCGCCAATTTGCCAGTTGCCGACCCATCTATGAAACGCTGCCCGGCTGGAAGAAATCGACGGCAGACTGTCGATCGCTCGAAGATCTACCCCCTCAGGCGCTCGATTACCTGAAGTTTCTTGCAGAACTGATGGAAGTCCCAATTGCGATCGTCTCTCTTGGGGCAAGCCGCGACCAGACTATCATTGTAGAAGACCCAATTCACGGTCCGAAGCGGGCGTTACTCTATAACGTGAGTAGTCAGCAGGTCGGAGCGCGGGGGTAGAGGCGGGATGAGGGATGAAGGTATTCCGATTCGGATGCTGAGTTCTTGACTGGAGTCCGCAAGTTTTGTTCAAAGTTTAGAAGGTTGTAGAAGCGAAGTTACTATGGAACTCACGATCGAAGGTAAAAAGCGTCCTGAAGGGAGCAAGCCCAATGCCCTGCGTCGGGAAGGACATCTCCCTGCGGTTCTGTACGGACATAATGGTGCAGAATCAGTTTCTTTGGTGCTGAATAAGAAAGAGGCTGAAACCCTCGTTAAGAAGGCATCTTTGAACAACACACTGATCCAGCTTAACGTCGCAGACTTGTCCTGGAACGGCAAGGCGCTGCTGCGAGAAGTACAAAAGCATCCCTGGAAAGGCAGCATTTATCATCTCAGTTTCTTTTCAGTGAGTGAGCAAGCGAGTCTGCAAGTCACTGTACCGCTGCATTTCGTTGGCGTTCCAGTTGGCGTGAAGCAGGACGGCGGTTCATTAGACACCGTACTGAACGGGTTGGAGATTGCCTGTGCCCCCAACCGCATTCCTGAGTTCATTGAAGTGGATGTGTCCAATCTTCGTTCTGGTGATTCACTCCACGTCAATCAACTGAATCTGCCCGAAGGCGCAACAGTGATGGGTGAACCCGATCGGGTTGTGGCAATTGTTCTGGGTGGAGCTGCTGGAGCAGGTGACGAATCTGCTGAGGCTTAAAAATATTTTGTTCACTGAATTCGTTCATTGAATCAATGAAGCCAGGAGCAACTCCTGGTTTTTCTGCTTTAAAGTGAGAAATTTGTGAGGCAGAACAAGGCATCGATCGCGCTCAACTGATAGGATCTTTGGCTGTATTGCTCTGCATTACCCGCTGACTCAAATCGCTCAATCTAACCACTGCTTCGGAGCCAATGACTGAAACCACACTGCCTGCACTGATTCAACAGATGCTGCAACCGGAGTTCTATCCTCATCCGGTACAGACACCGATCCAATTGATCCAAACTCACGTTTCGTATGTCTTTCTCACGGGAGACTATGCCTACAAGGTGAAGAAGCCGGTCAACTTTGGCTTTTTAGATTACTCCACTCTAGAGAAGCGGCATTTTTTCTGTCAGGAGGAGTTGCGGCTCAACCAGCGTGGCGCAGCAGAACTGTACTTGGAGGTGTTACCCGTCAGTCAAACTGAGCATGGATTTGAGTTTGGCAACGCAGAGCCGATCGACTATGTGGTGAAAATGCGCCAGTTTCCCCAGGAGGCTTTGCTGACTGAACTGTACGATCGGGGCGAGCTGACAGAAGCACTGCTGCAAGATCTGGCCACAACGATCGCTCAGTTTCATGCCAATTCCGTAACAAACGAGTATATTCGCCGTTTTGGGGAAGTCGGGCAAGTGCGGCAGGCATTTGATGAAAACTACGCCCAAACCGAGCACTATATCGGCGGCCCTCAGACCCAGACTCAGTTTGATGAAACTCGTGCCTATACCGATCGCTTCTTCTCAGAGCAGCAAGACTTGTTTGCCAGCCGCATTCAGCAGGATCGAATTCGAGAATGCCACGGTGACTTACACCTGCGAAACATCGCTCTTTGGCAGGACAAGCTCTGGCTGTTTGACTGCATCGAGTTCAACGAGCCATTCCGCTTTGTTGATGTCATGTTTGACATAGCTTATATCGTCATGGATTTGGAGGCGCGACAGCGGCCTGATCTCAGCACACTCTTTCTCAACACTTATGCAGAGCAAACAGGCGATTGGGAAGGGCTGGCAGTGCTGCCGATTTATGTGAGTCGTCAAACTTATGTGCGGGCAAAAGTAACTTCTTTTCTATTAGATGATCCGGGCATTCCGGCGACCGAAAAAGACAAAGCCAAAGAAACAGCAGCGCTCTATTACCATCTGGCATGGCAGTATTCTCAGCCCCGTCAAGGAAATCTGATCCTGATGAGTGGTTTGTCGGGTTCTGGAAAAAGCACAACGGCTCGACAATTAGCGAAGAAACTTGGCGCAATTCATCTGCGATCGGATGCAGTGCGAAAGCATTTAGGCGGCATTCCCCTAAATCAGCGAGGTGGTGATGATCTGTATACCCCAGAGATGACCCAAAAAACCTACGATCGGCTTTTGGCATTGGGCATAATGCTGGCAAATCAAGGCTACCCCGTCATTCTCGATGCAAAGTACGACCGCCAAGCCTTACGTCAGCCTGTCATCGCTCAAGCTCAAGCCCATCAGCTGCCGCTCCAGATTTGCCACTGCAATGCCCCACTTGAGGTACTACGCGATCGACTCCAGCAGCGCACAGGCGATATTGCCGATGCCACGGCTGATCTTCTACCCCAGCAATCCTTCGAGCCTTTCACAGCGCAAGAGCAGGACTATGTGAAAGCGATCGACACGACCCAGGACGTCGAGACGCAATTGGTGGATTTTGGTAGGGTAG contains:
- a CDS encoding adenylosuccinate synthase encodes the protein MANVVVIGAQWGDEGKGKITDLLSKSADVVVRYQGGVNAGHTVVVQDQTFKLHLIPSGILYPNTECIIGSGTVIDPKVLIQELDQLEELGISTSNLRISQTAHVTMPYHRLIDNASEERRGDHKIGTTKRGIGPTYADKSERTGIRIIDLMDSDGMRKQVRWTVEYKNVILEKLYNLPPLDPAEVVEEYLEYAARLRPHVVDSSLHIANAVRQKRNILFEGAQGTLLDLDHGTYPYVTSSNPVAGGACVGAGVGPTIIDRVIGVAKAYTTRVGEGPFPTELEDEIGHALCDRGAEFGTTTGRKRRCGWFDGVIGRYAVRINGLDCLAITKLDVLDELEEIKVCVAYQLDGQRCNDLPSNARQFASCRPIYETLPGWKKSTADCRSLEDLPPQALDYLKFLAELMEVPIAIVSLGASRDQTIIVEDPIHGPKRALLYNVSSQQVGARG
- a CDS encoding 50S ribosomal protein L25/general stress protein Ctc encodes the protein MELTIEGKKRPEGSKPNALRREGHLPAVLYGHNGAESVSLVLNKKEAETLVKKASLNNTLIQLNVADLSWNGKALLREVQKHPWKGSIYHLSFFSVSEQASLQVTVPLHFVGVPVGVKQDGGSLDTVLNGLEIACAPNRIPEFIEVDVSNLRSGDSLHVNQLNLPEGATVMGEPDRVVAIVLGGAAGAGDESAEA
- a CDS encoding AAA family ATPase codes for the protein MTETTLPALIQQMLQPEFYPHPVQTPIQLIQTHVSYVFLTGDYAYKVKKPVNFGFLDYSTLEKRHFFCQEELRLNQRGAAELYLEVLPVSQTEHGFEFGNAEPIDYVVKMRQFPQEALLTELYDRGELTEALLQDLATTIAQFHANSVTNEYIRRFGEVGQVRQAFDENYAQTEHYIGGPQTQTQFDETRAYTDRFFSEQQDLFASRIQQDRIRECHGDLHLRNIALWQDKLWLFDCIEFNEPFRFVDVMFDIAYIVMDLEARQRPDLSTLFLNTYAEQTGDWEGLAVLPIYVSRQTYVRAKVTSFLLDDPGIPATEKDKAKETAALYYHLAWQYSQPRQGNLILMSGLSGSGKSTTARQLAKKLGAIHLRSDAVRKHLGGIPLNQRGGDDLYTPEMTQKTYDRLLALGIMLANQGYPVILDAKYDRQALRQPVIAQAQAHQLPLQICHCNAPLEVLRDRLQQRTGDIADATADLLPQQSFEPFTAQEQDYVKAIDTTQDVETQLVDFGRVGGNG